The segment TCAAAATGGGACACTACTGTATACAAAAGAACCACCATGAGTTTATTACATTAACTATTGTAAATGAGATATTGGGAGGGTATTTTGGGAGTCGCCTTATGAAAAATATAAGAGAGAAACAAGGGCTTACTTATGGAATCCATTCTTCTTTTGTGCATCTGAAACAAGAATCTTATTGGTTTTTATACTCAGATATACATAAAGAATCTGTTCTGTTTGCGGTAGAAGAAATATTAAAAGAGATGCGAATACTCAAAACGAATCCTGTTTCTAAAGAAGAAATGGATTTGGTTTGTAATTATATGAAGGGAAGTTTTTTATCGAGCTTAAATACTCCCTTTCAGCTGATGGATAAGTTCAAAAATATCAATATATATGGATTAGATTATGGTTACTATGATGAATTTTATGCTACTTTGCAACATATTTCTGCGGAAGACATACTGTATATGTCTCAAAAATATCTGCAAGAAGAGACATGGATACAAGTAATAGCGGGAGGTATATAACAACTTTTATTTTCAAAAGACAAAAACAATCAAATAATGAAAACATATTTATCAGACATCCAAAGCCCTTTGGATTTGAAAGAAGTGCCGAAAGAATTGTTGTCTACAATCTGTGAAGAATTACGGCAATTTATCATTCATAATGTTTCCCAATATGGGGGGCATTTTGGTGCGAACTTAGGAACAATTGAGTTGACAGTCGCATTACATTACGTTTTTAATACCCCTTATGATTTGCTTGTTTGGGACGTGGGGCATCAGGCATACGGGCATAAAATACTCACGGGAAGACGAGATGTTTTTCATACCAATAGAATTTACAAAGGTATTTCTGGATTCCCAAAAAGAAAAGAAAGCGAATATGATGCCTTTGGGGTGGGACATAGTTCTACTTCTCTGTCGGCGGCATTAGGAATGGCAATTGCTTCCAAATATAAAAAAGAATTTGAAAGACAACATATAGCTGTTATTGGAGATGGGGCTTTAACTGCAGGAATGGCTTTTGAGGCAATGAATCATACAGGGGTTTCAGATTCTAATTTGACTATTATTCTCAATGATAACTGTATGTCCATAGATCCTAATGTAGGAGCATTAAAAAATTATCTCTTGGATATCAGTACTTCTCAAACGTACAATAAAATAAAAGAAGATGTATGGAATACTTTGGGAAAATTCAAAAAAATAGGGGAAAATACGAGAGACTTTATCACCAAAGTAGAAACCAGTATAAAAGGGCTTATCCTTCAAAGAAGTAATTATTTTGAATCTCTCAATATTAGATATTTTGGACCTATAAATGGACACGATGTTCTGCATTTGGTAGATATTTTTAACGATATAAAATCTATTAATGGTCCTAAAATACTTCATTGCATTACAGTAAAAGGAAAAGGATATGGGGTAGCCGAACAAAACCAAACTGTATGGCATGCGCCTGGAAAATTTGATAAAATTACAGGTGTGATTCATAAAAAAATATTTGATACCCCACAACCACCAAAATATCAAGATGTATTTGGGCATACCATAATAGAATTAGCAAG is part of the Chitinophagaceae bacterium genome and harbors:
- the dxs gene encoding 1-deoxy-D-xylulose-5-phosphate synthase; the encoded protein is MKTYLSDIQSPLDLKEVPKELLSTICEELRQFIIHNVSQYGGHFGANLGTIELTVALHYVFNTPYDLLVWDVGHQAYGHKILTGRRDVFHTNRIYKGISGFPKRKESEYDAFGVGHSSTSLSAALGMAIASKYKKEFERQHIAVIGDGALTAGMAFEAMNHTGVSDSNLTIILNDNCMSIDPNVGALKNYLLDISTSQTYNKIKEDVWNTLGKFKKIGENTRDFITKVETSIKGLILQRSNYFESLNIRYFGPINGHDVLHLVDIFNDIKSINGPKILHCITVKGKGYGVAEQNQTVWHAPGKFDKITGVIHKKIFDTPQPPKYQDVFGHTIIELARENEKIVAITPAMPSGSSLNLMMKEFPDRCFDVGIAEQHAVTFSAGLATQGLIPFCNIYSSFMQRGYDQVIHDVCLQNLPVIFCLDRAGLVGEDGPTHHGNYDIAYMRCIPNIIVAAPMNEEELRNMMYTATFIKNSAFSIRYPRGQGVMPEWKTPIQLLEIGKGRCIREGKDIAFVSIGTAGNTIRKVCVMLQKENISVGHYDMRFVKPIDTEMLSLIFSQYKYIITVEDGCLPGGFGSAVLEVLAEMDYTCKVTRLGIPDRIVEHGEPEQLHFECGFDTQKIYETAQKIYASIPKPT